In one Bactrocera neohumeralis isolate Rockhampton unplaced genomic scaffold, APGP_CSIRO_Bneo_wtdbg2-racon-allhic-juicebox.fasta_v2 ctg4944, whole genome shotgun sequence genomic region, the following are encoded:
- the LOC126767245 gene encoding uncharacterized protein LOC126767245 — protein MMVGVIEIAQVNLHHAAAASAVIASRFTAEKLGALLIQEPWIYKGEIKGLKTEANKVIWDLSSERPRTCIVVRSNIDFFCISEFLTQDLVAVQARDTEGKDFVLASAYFPGETATAPAEAVERLVEHCKRHKLPLVIGCDANAHHTEWGSTDCNAR, from the coding sequence ATGATGGTCGGCGTCATAGAAATTGCCCAAGTGAACCTGCATCATGCGGCGGCAGCCTCGGCTGTCATTGCAAGCAGGTTCACTGCGGAGAAACTGGGCGCACtgctgatccaagagccttggATATATAAGGGAGAGATAAAGGGCCTCAAGACGGAGGCAAATAAGGTAATCTGGGACCTCTCCAGCGAGAGGCCTAGGACGTGTATAGTTGTCAGAAGCaatattgatttcttttgcatttcagaGTTTCTGACACAGGACTTGGTGGCGGTACAGGCCAGGGATACTGAAGGCAAAGACTTCGTCCTGGCCTCAGCATACTTTCCGGGAGAGACAGCAACGGCGCCCGCGGAGGCGGTGGAAAGGCTGGTAGAGCACTGCAAACGGCACAAGCTCCCCCTCGTCATCGGCTGCGATGCTAACGCTCACCACACAGAATGGGGCAGCACTGACTGCAACGCGAGAG